One stretch of Riemerella columbina DNA includes these proteins:
- a CDS encoding DNA alkylation repair protein: MGLNEDIIQALNDLAQPEKAAFFPRFFKTGKGEYAEGDQFIGVTVPDQRQVAKAYGKAISLPELKALLYAPIHEYRLTALLMLVQKYEKTKNPEEKAELVQFYLDNLEPVNNWDLVDSTAYKILGRHCFETQNPSSIEALAGIDHLWRQRIAVVATLHYIKKQSFDLPLRIILKNLQHSHDLMQKANGWMLREIGKKDEKTLVQFLEKHHQQMPRTTLRYAIEKLDELLRQTFLKKPTYGTDRI; the protein is encoded by the coding sequence ATGGGACTTAACGAAGACATCATTCAAGCGCTAAACGATTTAGCGCAACCAGAAAAAGCGGCATTCTTTCCGCGTTTCTTTAAGACCGGCAAAGGCGAATACGCCGAGGGCGACCAGTTCATTGGGGTTACTGTACCAGACCAACGCCAAGTGGCAAAAGCCTATGGAAAAGCCATCAGTCTGCCAGAATTGAAGGCATTGCTCTATGCGCCCATTCACGAATATCGGCTGACCGCTTTATTGATGTTGGTACAGAAATACGAAAAGACCAAAAATCCAGAAGAAAAAGCCGAGTTGGTGCAATTTTATTTGGACAATTTAGAACCCGTTAACAATTGGGATTTGGTGGATAGCACGGCATACAAAATTTTAGGTCGACATTGTTTTGAAACTCAAAATCCCTCATCAATAGAGGCTTTGGCAGGTATAGACCATTTATGGCGACAGCGTATTGCGGTGGTGGCAACGCTCCATTACATCAAAAAACAAAGTTTTGATTTGCCGTTGAGGATAATCCTAAAAAACCTCCAACATTCCCACGACTTAATGCAAAAAGCCAACGGCTGGATGCTCCGCGAGATAGGCAAAAAAGATGAAAAAACTTTGGTTCAGTTTTTAGAAAAACACCACCAGCAAATGCCTCGCACCACGCTGAGGTATGCCATAGAAAAATTAGATGAACTCTTAAGACAAACTTTTTTAAAGAAACCGACCTATGGAACCGATCGTATTTAA
- a CDS encoding YdeI/OmpD-associated family protein, whose amino-acid sequence MEPIVFKAEIKQHQNQNAAYVDFPFSVEEIFGKKGQVKIKATFDNRVDYRGSLAKMGGTCHRLGLTQEVRAALGKTFGDEVSVVLVQDLEERVVEIPEDVQPLFDAAPQARTMYDALSYTHRKEFMRWITSAKKPETRERRKAQLIDLILSGKKGV is encoded by the coding sequence ATGGAACCGATCGTATTTAAAGCCGAAATCAAGCAACACCAAAACCAAAACGCCGCCTATGTAGATTTTCCGTTTTCTGTGGAAGAAATCTTTGGGAAGAAAGGTCAAGTGAAGATCAAAGCCACCTTTGATAACCGAGTGGATTACCGTGGGAGCTTAGCCAAAATGGGCGGAACTTGCCATAGATTAGGGCTAACGCAAGAGGTCAGAGCGGCTTTGGGAAAAACCTTTGGAGATGAGGTTTCTGTGGTACTGGTGCAAGATTTGGAAGAGCGTGTGGTGGAAATTCCAGAAGATGTACAGCCGCTTTTTGATGCTGCACCCCAAGCCCGCACGATGTATGATGCCCTTTCTTATACCCACCGCAAAGAATTTATGCGATGGATTACTTCAGCAAAAAAGCCCGAAACCCGCGAGCGCCGAAAAGCCCAACTTATCGATTTGATTTTATCAGGAAAGAAAGGTGTTTAG
- a CDS encoding GLPGLI family protein: MKPALKIIIWGFLFAAAYGFGQNYKMVYAFDMKYNPQHEGIREYMALLQQGQESEFLNQKYVTIDSLNRQNPKQKQYITPRYADIVKNTAEPQKSLFYKALDGFIYEFPKTIDLQWQIHQEKKEILSYQCQRATVDYGGRHWEAWFSDGIPIHSGPYVFRGLPGLILAIADQEGYFKYQLISIEQQPEIRWVEPQAVMDGQLDRLNEDHWHRIIQSYYENPLANYKLNQWKLYKFDGTAYQEQDYRALADQIRQELKRKNNPIEKEYQLTTAD, translated from the coding sequence ATGAAACCAGCACTAAAAATCATCATTTGGGGTTTTCTTTTTGCGGCGGCGTATGGCTTTGGGCAAAATTATAAAATGGTGTATGCCTTTGATATGAAGTATAACCCACAGCACGAGGGCATTCGGGAGTATATGGCATTGCTACAGCAAGGGCAAGAATCGGAGTTTTTGAATCAGAAATATGTGACCATAGACTCGCTGAACCGCCAAAATCCAAAGCAGAAACAATATATAACGCCACGCTATGCCGACATTGTCAAAAATACCGCCGAACCGCAAAAATCTCTATTTTACAAAGCACTTGATGGCTTTATTTATGAATTTCCGAAAACCATAGACCTCCAGTGGCAAATTCATCAAGAGAAAAAAGAAATTTTAAGCTATCAGTGTCAAAGGGCAACTGTGGATTATGGAGGCAGACATTGGGAAGCGTGGTTTTCTGATGGAATTCCGATTCACTCGGGGCCGTATGTGTTTAGAGGCTTACCAGGGCTGATTCTCGCTATTGCCGACCAAGAGGGCTATTTTAAATATCAGCTCATCTCCATAGAGCAACAGCCTGAAATCCGATGGGTAGAGCCTCAAGCGGTGATGGATGGGCAATTGGATAGACTCAATGAAGACCATTGGCATCGCATCATCCAAAGTTATTATGAAAACCCTCTGGCGAATTATAAACTCAACCAATGGAAGCTCTACAAATTCGATGGTACCGCCTATCAGGAGCAAGATTATAGAGCTTTGGCTGACCAAATTCGGCAGGAACTCAAAAGAAAAAATAATCCGATAGAAAAAGAATATCAGCTCACCACCGCAGACTAA
- a CDS encoding rhomboid family intramembrane serine protease produces the protein MLLAIWGTFLLQSFGFFSNCQGALIPLTPQGLKGIFFSPFLHDGLDHIWGNSVPLAVLMFLLYQFYPKIASTIFALGWFSTEFLVWLMPQIDLYTGETVYSCIIGASGLVYMLAFFLFFSGVFRWDVKLLIISLLVAFYYGSLIWGIFPEELFSTLEEPSRVSWQSHLMGAAVGTALALMYRKQGDKKQKFIWQYPNYYSERDDKIWQQYKAEHPEDFQELPQLKKTDIWEHLDEIRRNS, from the coding sequence ATGCTATTAGCCATATGGGGCACTTTTCTATTACAATCCTTCGGTTTTTTTAGCAATTGCCAAGGCGCTCTCATCCCGCTAACACCACAAGGACTGAAAGGCATTTTCTTCTCGCCATTTTTACACGATGGCTTAGATCATATTTGGGGCAACTCGGTTCCCTTAGCCGTTCTGATGTTTTTACTGTATCAGTTTTACCCTAAAATAGCCTCCACCATCTTTGCCTTAGGCTGGTTCTCCACCGAATTTTTGGTCTGGCTGATGCCTCAAATAGACCTCTACACTGGCGAAACGGTTTATTCCTGCATCATTGGAGCGAGTGGCTTGGTATATATGCTGGCATTTTTCCTGTTTTTTAGTGGTGTTTTCCGCTGGGATGTCAAGTTGCTCATCATCTCGCTATTGGTGGCGTTCTATTATGGCAGTTTAATTTGGGGCATCTTCCCTGAAGAACTTTTTTCAACTTTAGAAGAACCGAGCCGCGTTTCTTGGCAATCGCATCTGATGGGTGCCGCCGTAGGAACCGCCTTAGCACTGATGTACCGCAAACAAGGCGATAAAAAACAAAAATTCATCTGGCAATATCCCAACTATTACAGTGAGAGAGATGATAAAATCTGGCAACAATACAAAGCCGAACACCCTGAAGATTTTCAAGAATTGCCGCAACTCAAAAAAACGGATATTTGGGAGCATTTAGATGAGATTAGAAGAAATTCGTAA
- a CDS encoding tRNA threonylcarbamoyladenosine dehydratase — protein sequence MIEHWQERTELLLKTEGVERLEAASVLVVGLGGVGSFAAEFLARAGVGHLTIIDGDEVDITNVNRQLPALRSTVGQPKVEVVAARLLDINPQLQLTAINEFLTPERMEEIITAQPFHYILDCIDSVSPKIALIKAAKRHKVKIISAMGAGGKTDPAQVVVRDISKTKNCFLAKQVRKRLRKDHINKGVKCVFSTELQKEDSLKLTDGTHYKRSFYGTVSFMPALFGLYAAATVINYLTKP from the coding sequence ATGATAGAACACTGGCAAGAGAGAACAGAATTGCTTTTAAAAACCGAGGGCGTAGAGCGTTTGGAAGCTGCTTCGGTATTGGTGGTTGGCTTGGGTGGCGTGGGCTCTTTTGCGGCGGAATTTTTGGCGCGTGCTGGCGTGGGGCATCTCACCATTATTGACGGAGATGAGGTGGATATCACCAATGTTAATCGGCAGTTGCCCGCATTGCGCTCCACGGTGGGACAGCCCAAAGTAGAGGTGGTGGCAGCCCGATTGTTGGATATCAACCCTCAGCTTCAGTTGACTGCCATCAACGAATTTTTAACGCCAGAACGCATGGAGGAAATCATCACGGCGCAGCCTTTCCACTATATTTTGGATTGTATAGACAGTGTTTCGCCTAAGATTGCGCTAATCAAAGCGGCAAAGCGTCATAAAGTAAAGATTATCAGTGCTATGGGGGCTGGCGGAAAAACAGATCCTGCCCAAGTGGTGGTGCGGGATATTAGCAAAACCAAAAATTGCTTTTTAGCTAAGCAAGTACGAAAAAGATTGAGAAAAGACCACATCAATAAAGGGGTGAAGTGCGTATTTTCCACAGAACTCCAAAAAGAAGACAGCCTAAAACTGACTGATGGCACGCATTATAAACGCTCGTTTTATGGAACGGTGAGTTTTATGCCAGCACTATTTGGGCTCTATGCTGCGGCTACGGTCATTAACTATTTAACAAAACCTTGA
- a CDS encoding GTPase, which yields MNINTNEKELSKQFQREFEELKKNIKSPNVLVLGQTGVGKSSLINTIFGKDLAAISHTKPKTRGFYRYSSDKEPVNIIDSEGYELEKTSNFETALNKYIDENFSNIEDQIHIAWYCISLANGRILPFDIENIKFLIENKKIPTAVVFTQCDNDDEEGSDAKALKQVVKQHFPNLRCFEVSNDPELNKKLELDQLIEWSEDNISDENVKLGFIVAQKANLKLKRKKADNAIKLAAAAAIAVAASPIPISDAPLLLGVQTTMAMRIFSIYGLNYGISDVVKNVIGNQVVSMIGKTLAGNLLKLIPLVGSIAGALINATVASTITYSIGYALIKISEKIVNEQLEGTFNESAVKELLTNGTFESLIKSYNDSKKKS from the coding sequence ATGAACATTAATACCAATGAAAAAGAATTAAGCAAACAATTTCAAAGAGAATTTGAAGAGCTTAAAAAAAACATTAAAAGCCCTAATGTTTTAGTTTTAGGGCAAACAGGTGTAGGAAAAAGTAGCCTTATTAACACCATTTTTGGAAAAGATCTGGCAGCTATATCGCATACAAAACCAAAAACCAGAGGTTTTTACAGATACTCTTCAGATAAAGAACCAGTTAATATTATTGATAGTGAGGGCTATGAATTAGAAAAAACTTCTAATTTTGAAACGGCCTTAAACAAGTATATTGATGAAAATTTTTCTAATATAGAAGATCAAATTCATATTGCGTGGTATTGCATCAGCCTTGCCAACGGAAGAATTCTCCCGTTTGATATTGAGAATATTAAATTTTTAATAGAAAACAAAAAAATACCTACCGCTGTTGTGTTTACACAATGTGATAATGATGACGAAGAAGGGAGTGATGCCAAAGCCCTAAAACAAGTTGTAAAACAACATTTTCCAAATCTTAGATGCTTTGAGGTAAGCAATGATCCAGAATTAAACAAGAAATTAGAATTAGACCAGTTAATAGAATGGTCTGAAGATAATATAAGCGATGAAAATGTAAAATTAGGCTTTATCGTTGCTCAAAAAGCCAACCTAAAACTTAAAAGAAAAAAAGCCGATAATGCAATTAAATTAGCGGCAGCTGCTGCCATAGCCGTAGCCGCTTCTCCGATACCAATCTCTGATGCTCCTTTGCTTTTAGGAGTGCAAACCACTATGGCAATGCGGATTTTTAGTATCTATGGGCTTAATTATGGAATTTCTGATGTGGTGAAAAATGTAATAGGAAACCAAGTGGTCTCTATGATAGGGAAAACTTTAGCGGGGAATTTACTCAAATTGATTCCATTAGTAGGAAGTATTGCAGGAGCTTTGATAAATGCGACGGTAGCAAGTACCATTACTTATTCTATAGGGTATGCCTTGATTAAAATTTCTGAGAAAATTGTCAATGAACAATTAGAAGGTACTTTCAATGAAAGCGCAGTTAAAGAGCTATTGACCAACGGAACTTTTGAATCATTAATAAAATCATATAATGACAGCAAGAAAAAATCTTAA
- a CDS encoding TatD family hydrolase, with the protein MMFNAHHHDLGALGIYNLPLRTEVLPSYYSIGLHPAKVTTDYAKALPQLLELAEFPECVAIGECGLDGLVEVPEALQEEAFKAQIAIAEQLQKPLIIHCVKRYYEVAKLCENLKVPVVFHGFNKNETIAEMLLEKGYYLSFGKALLNTETLQETFKKTPIERLFLETDAAKVDLSEIYYTAATLKQMSVTGLERQILANVNTVFNLNL; encoded by the coding sequence ATGATGTTTAATGCTCACCACCACGATTTAGGAGCGTTGGGGATTTATAACCTCCCATTGCGGACGGAAGTATTACCGTCTTATTACTCCATAGGCTTGCACCCAGCAAAGGTCACGACAGACTACGCCAAAGCCTTACCTCAACTTTTGGAGTTAGCCGAATTCCCAGAATGTGTAGCCATTGGTGAGTGTGGGTTAGATGGTTTAGTGGAGGTACCGGAGGCACTTCAAGAGGAGGCTTTTAAAGCCCAAATAGCCATAGCTGAACAGTTGCAAAAACCACTGATAATCCATTGTGTAAAGCGCTATTACGAGGTGGCTAAACTCTGCGAAAACCTTAAAGTGCCTGTTGTTTTCCACGGTTTTAATAAAAATGAAACCATTGCCGAGATGCTTTTAGAAAAAGGCTATTATTTGTCGTTTGGCAAGGCACTACTGAATACGGAAACATTGCAGGAAACTTTTAAGAAAACGCCCATAGAGCGTCTGTTTTTAGAAACCGATGCTGCCAAAGTGGACTTGTCAGAAATTTATTATACCGCAGCGACTTTAAAGCAAATGAGCGTGACAGGGCTGGAGCGGCAGATTTTGGCTAATGTGAACACTGTTTTTAATCTGAATTTATGA
- a CDS encoding peptidase, which translates to MSTHLWRVTAKRNMNQVVKGMSVEVIVRNTSRKPNQKEVIAAFDAKYGAGIAYNGMPVSSTIYFEMVEVK; encoded by the coding sequence ATGTCCACACATTTATGGCGGGTTACCGCAAAGAGAAATATGAACCAAGTGGTTAAGGGAATGTCCGTAGAGGTGATCGTTAGAAACACCAGTAGAAAACCCAATCAAAAAGAGGTGATTGCCGCTTTTGATGCCAAATATGGCGCTGGCATCGCGTATAATGGTATGCCCGTGAGCTCCACAATATATTTTGAAATGGTTGAAGTGAAATGA
- a CDS encoding sigma-54 interaction domain-containing protein, with the protein MTELQNIKNRFGIIGNYPALNRAIEKAIQVAPTDISVLVIGESGVGKEHIPKIIHAESRRKHQPYIVVNCGAIPEGTIDSELFGHEKGAFTGATSTRKGYFEVADGGTIFLDEVGELPLQTQVRLLRVLESGEFMKVGSSQIQKTNVRIVAATNVNMMNAIQDGRFREDLYYRLNTVQIDMPPLRERKGDIHLLFRKFAIDFAEKYRMPEIHLTEDGIRYLENYPFPGNIRQLRNLVEQLTVVEHNREISATRLAEYIPMQANLPAVVQKGGSGVSSSEFNTEREIMYKILFDMRNDINDLKALTSELIKNRGNGDFSLQEKSLINRIYTPEQPPVSNNSLLYFETPTHHAEPSIVEPVHEHIEAEDIEAEEAPATSLSLQNNEKELIIKALEKYKGRRNKAAEELGISQRTLYRKIKQYHLED; encoded by the coding sequence ATGACAGAACTTCAAAACATAAAAAATAGATTTGGGATTATCGGGAACTACCCTGCCCTCAACCGAGCCATAGAAAAAGCCATACAAGTGGCACCCACAGACATTTCGGTTTTGGTGATTGGCGAAAGCGGCGTGGGGAAAGAGCACATCCCCAAAATCATCCACGCAGAATCTCGGCGCAAGCACCAACCTTATATTGTGGTCAACTGCGGCGCCATCCCCGAAGGGACCATAGATTCCGAATTGTTTGGACACGAAAAAGGCGCTTTCACAGGAGCGACTTCCACGCGGAAAGGTTATTTTGAAGTGGCTGATGGTGGCACTATTTTCCTCGATGAAGTGGGAGAGCTACCCCTACAAACCCAAGTGCGCTTGCTTAGAGTTTTAGAAAGCGGCGAGTTTATGAAAGTGGGCTCTTCTCAAATCCAAAAAACCAATGTGAGAATAGTGGCTGCCACCAATGTTAATATGATGAATGCCATACAAGATGGGCGTTTTCGGGAAGATTTATACTACCGCCTCAATACTGTCCAGATTGATATGCCGCCGCTCCGTGAGCGCAAGGGCGACATCCACCTTCTTTTTAGAAAATTTGCGATAGACTTTGCGGAAAAATACAGAATGCCCGAAATCCACCTTACCGAAGATGGCATCCGCTATTTGGAAAACTATCCGTTCCCTGGGAACATCCGCCAGCTGAGAAATTTGGTGGAGCAACTAACGGTGGTGGAGCACAATAGAGAAATTAGCGCAACCAGATTAGCGGAATACATCCCAATGCAAGCCAACCTCCCTGCCGTGGTTCAGAAGGGCGGCAGTGGGGTTTCCAGCTCAGAGTTTAACACCGAAAGAGAGATTATGTATAAGATCCTCTTTGATATGCGCAATGATATTAACGACCTGAAAGCCCTTACCTCAGAGCTGATTAAAAACCGTGGCAATGGGGATTTTAGCCTCCAAGAAAAGAGCCTGATCAACCGAATTTATACCCCAGAGCAACCGCCCGTTAGCAACAACTCGCTCCTTTATTTTGAAACGCCTACGCACCACGCAGAGCCCAGCATTGTAGAGCCTGTGCACGAGCATATAGAGGCAGAAGATATAGAAGCGGAAGAGGCGCCCGCCACCTCATTATCGTTACAAAACAACGAGAAAGAGCTGATTATAAAGGCTTTAGAAAAGTACAAAGGGCGCAGAAATAAGGCGGCAGAAGAGCTGGGAATTTCGCAGAGAACTTTGTATAGAAAAATTAAACAATATCATTTAGAAGATTAA
- the rnpA gene encoding ribonuclease P protein component: MLNQKFYPQEKLKSKTQIRLLFEQGQWTSCGNLRVIARAVDEGEQPKVGVSVSKKYFKRAVDRNRIKRLLRECYRRHKAAYRDQFGHHAHTMLFWTSYEMPQNYQEMERTFLKLCSE; the protein is encoded by the coding sequence ATGCTCAACCAAAAATTTTATCCTCAAGAAAAACTCAAATCTAAGACACAAATTCGGTTGCTTTTTGAACAAGGGCAGTGGACTTCTTGTGGCAACCTCCGTGTGATTGCGCGCGCTGTTGATGAGGGAGAACAACCGAAAGTAGGCGTTTCGGTTTCTAAAAAATATTTTAAAAGAGCCGTGGATAGAAACCGCATTAAGCGTTTGTTGAGAGAATGCTACCGCCGACACAAAGCGGCATACCGAGACCAATTTGGACACCACGCTCACACGATGCTCTTCTGGACTTCGTATGAGATGCCTCAAAATTACCAAGAAATGGAGCGTACTTTTCTAAAACTTTGCTCGGAATAA
- a CDS encoding DUF3078 domain-containing protein, with amino-acid sequence MNPYLLLLFSCLLGTLVQAQRLPSKKFIDSIAQQRWEQQTLSIDSLSRLTLHPLKTKAVDTLMPPNEGMIEVIKEEPPVTPYHFLKMKTPQKWFFWGQNNIEFNQSSFSNWNAGGNNSIGIIAKLDYNISYKKNEHYWENIIKMGYGFNSTQGQSSRKTEDYLNIMSNYGYEIGKNYYLSTGIQLLTQFMPGYNYSATPDPSYADRISKFMAPGYFNAGVGISYNPNKNFQAIFRPANAKLTFVLDKDLQRKDRYGLERDGQSLRAELGAMLTLLYRIQLYKDILFTSRLGLFTNYLEHMERVDVNYNGTIDLKFNQFISTTFNINLLYDHDQIQRVQLKQTLGVGFLYNFGVDEKKKAPKKKNKLKPFILKPIEVL; translated from the coding sequence ATGAATCCATATTTACTTTTATTGTTCTCTTGCTTGTTGGGTACGCTGGTGCAGGCACAGCGCTTGCCCTCGAAAAAGTTCATAGATTCCATAGCCCAACAGCGGTGGGAGCAACAAACTTTGAGTATAGACAGCCTCAGCCGCTTGACTTTGCATCCTTTAAAAACCAAGGCTGTTGATACGCTGATGCCCCCCAACGAGGGGATGATAGAAGTGATCAAAGAAGAGCCTCCCGTTACGCCTTACCATTTCCTCAAAATGAAAACACCCCAAAAATGGTTCTTCTGGGGACAGAATAATATTGAATTTAACCAATCCAGCTTTTCGAATTGGAATGCGGGCGGGAACAACAGCATCGGCATTATTGCCAAGTTGGATTACAATATTTCGTATAAGAAAAACGAGCATTATTGGGAGAACATCATCAAAATGGGTTATGGTTTTAACTCCACCCAAGGGCAATCATCAAGGAAAACCGAGGATTACCTTAACATTATGAGCAACTACGGCTATGAGATTGGCAAGAATTATTATCTCTCCACGGGCATTCAACTTTTAACTCAGTTTATGCCGGGGTATAATTACAGCGCTACGCCTGATCCTTCTTATGCAGATCGCATTTCTAAATTTATGGCACCAGGGTATTTTAATGCAGGGGTGGGTATTTCCTACAATCCTAATAAAAATTTCCAAGCGATATTCCGACCTGCCAATGCCAAGCTGACCTTTGTTTTAGATAAAGACCTCCAGCGCAAAGACCGCTATGGTTTGGAGCGAGATGGGCAAAGTTTAAGGGCAGAGTTGGGGGCGATGCTCACGCTTTTGTATAGAATACAACTGTATAAAGATATTTTGTTCACCAGCCGATTGGGGCTTTTTACCAACTATTTGGAGCATATGGAGCGCGTGGATGTGAATTATAACGGCACCATAGACCTTAAGTTTAACCAATTCATTTCCACAACTTTTAATATCAACCTGCTCTACGACCATGACCAAATCCAGCGCGTACAGCTCAAGCAAACCCTTGGTGTTGGGTTTTTGTATAATTTTGGGGTAGATGAAAAGAAAAAAGCCCCGAAGAAAAAAAATAAACTCAAACCTTTCATTTTAAAACCGATAGAAGTCTTATGA
- the lptE gene encoding LptE family protein, with translation MLRPSLSICGIFGALWLLVSCYSFTGNSLTPEMRTIQIKNFPNNAALVNPDLSQQFTIELQNRFLQRTTLKGTNQNPDLLIEGEITDYRLNEPTTITSGVEAQGGIVQAAQNKLVITVKVHYENAIDPKLNFDRTYTDEATYSSELDITQIEASQVKLVNERIINKIFNDIVANW, from the coding sequence ATGCTCAGACCTTCCCTTTCCATCTGCGGTATATTCGGCGCGCTGTGGCTCTTGGTTTCTTGTTATAGCTTTACAGGAAACTCACTAACGCCAGAGATGCGCACCATACAGATTAAAAACTTCCCGAATAATGCCGCTTTGGTTAATCCCGACTTAAGCCAACAGTTCACCATAGAATTACAAAACCGCTTTCTACAAAGAACCACGCTTAAAGGCACCAACCAAAATCCAGATTTGCTGATCGAAGGGGAAATCACAGACTACCGCCTTAACGAGCCTACCACCATCACTTCTGGAGTGGAGGCTCAGGGCGGCATTGTACAAGCGGCACAGAACAAATTGGTGATTACCGTAAAAGTCCACTACGAAAACGCCATAGACCCCAAACTTAACTTTGATAGAACCTATACCGATGAAGCCACCTACAGTAGTGAGTTAGACATCACACAAATAGAAGCCTCACAGGTAAAACTCGTTAATGAAAGGATTATCAATAAAATTTTTAATGATATTGTTGCTAACTGGTAA
- the miaB gene encoding tRNA (N6-isopentenyl adenosine(37)-C2)-methylthiotransferase MiaB, with product MQEKYIDETKQGEAYAIAEKPKNHKKLFLESYGCQMNFSDSEIVASILSEQGYNTTLKAEEADLILLNTCSIREKAEQTVRMRLSQFKNLKSEKPSLTVGVLGCMAERLKTKFLEEEHLVDLVVGPDAYRDLPNLLKETEGGKDAINVILSKEETYADISPVRLGGNGVTAFVTITRGCDNMCTFCVVPFTRGRERSRDPHSIIEECKELWNNGYKEITLLGQNVDSYLWYGGGPKKDFDKASEMQKATAIRFAQLLEMVAQELPKMRIRFATSNPQDMSIEVFKMMAKYPNICKYVHLPVQSGSNAILKAMNRQHTREEYLDLIKQAKAIVPDIAFSQDMIAGFCGETEQDHQDTLSLMKEVEYDYGYMFAYSERPGTPAHKKMEDDVPAEVKKRRLQEIIDLQGELSRKRMKSYVGRTHEVLIEGESKKDKNQWKGRNSQNAVVVFDKAEGQNIGDLVEVFVYDNTQGTLLGRIN from the coding sequence GTGCAAGAAAAATATATAGACGAAACCAAACAAGGCGAGGCATACGCCATTGCCGAGAAACCCAAAAATCATAAAAAACTCTTCTTAGAGAGCTATGGCTGCCAGATGAATTTTTCGGATAGCGAAATTGTGGCTTCTATCCTCAGCGAGCAAGGCTACAACACCACGCTAAAAGCCGAGGAAGCCGATTTAATCCTCCTCAACACCTGTTCTATTAGAGAGAAAGCCGAGCAAACCGTAAGAATGCGCCTCTCACAGTTTAAAAACCTCAAAAGCGAGAAGCCCAGCCTTACCGTAGGCGTTTTAGGCTGTATGGCAGAGCGCCTCAAAACCAAGTTTTTAGAAGAAGAACACTTGGTAGATTTAGTGGTGGGCCCAGATGCCTACCGAGATTTGCCCAACCTCCTCAAAGAAACTGAAGGCGGCAAAGACGCCATCAATGTAATCCTCTCCAAAGAAGAAACCTATGCTGACATCAGCCCTGTGCGCTTGGGAGGCAACGGCGTGACCGCTTTTGTGACCATTACCCGCGGCTGTGATAATATGTGCACCTTCTGCGTGGTTCCCTTTACCCGAGGCAGAGAGCGCAGCCGAGACCCCCACTCCATCATTGAAGAATGCAAGGAACTTTGGAACAACGGCTACAAAGAAATTACACTCCTCGGGCAGAATGTAGATTCTTACCTTTGGTACGGTGGCGGTCCTAAAAAAGACTTTGACAAAGCCTCCGAGATGCAGAAAGCCACAGCCATTCGCTTTGCACAATTGTTAGAAATGGTGGCGCAAGAACTACCGAAAATGAGAATTCGCTTTGCCACTTCTAACCCTCAGGATATGAGCATAGAAGTCTTCAAAATGATGGCAAAATATCCCAACATCTGCAAATATGTGCACCTGCCTGTACAAAGCGGAAGCAATGCCATCCTCAAAGCGATGAACCGCCAGCACACACGCGAGGAATATTTAGACCTCATTAAACAAGCCAAAGCCATTGTGCCAGACATCGCCTTTTCCCAAGATATGATTGCAGGCTTCTGTGGCGAAACCGAGCAAGACCACCAAGACACTTTATCTTTGATGAAAGAGGTGGAATACGACTATGGCTATATGTTCGCGTACTCGGAAAGACCTGGCACGCCTGCCCATAAAAAAATGGAAGATGATGTGCCTGCCGAGGTTAAAAAACGCCGACTGCAAGAGATCATAGACCTACAAGGAGAACTCTCCAGAAAGCGGATGAAATCTTATGTAGGGCGCACCCACGAAGTCCTCATAGAGGGAGAAAGCAAGAAAGATAAAAACCAATGGAAAGGCAGAAATTCCCAAAATGCAGTAGTGGTTTTTGACAAAGCCGAAGGACAAAACATCGGCGATTTAGTAGAGGTTTTCGTGTATGACAACACCCAAGGAACGCTCTTGGGAAGAATAAACTAA